One window of Nicotiana tomentosiformis chromosome 11, ASM39032v3, whole genome shotgun sequence genomic DNA carries:
- the LOC138902148 gene encoding uncharacterized protein: MAGDGDDNVDLALREAAQQREKAARDMEEATIRDVQIIYEEERAWRIAKNQTLDAEQFGNIAPGPGRLLGDYARPVYNQGLSSVIPPPITTNNFELKQGLLQTLQNCCVFRGKMNEYPNTHLMNFEEIMNTFQYNGEIVTILDELFEDANQRPSESAERRRSTGVHQVDASTSVQVQLDAMAKEIRKLTLATIQCEPHAACDIYGRGHPTHECQASTEEVNVVGNYNFNAMGQKHPEVLSQMPAYAKFLKEILKKKRKIEKTSVVKLTKHCSAILQNKIPQKCGDIGSFTIPCSLGSINFDKSLYDSGASINLMPLSIYKKLEEEIVEIRYALISLQLADQIILIPEGVVEDVLVRVDKFVFLIDFIVVKMEENKEDP; this comes from the exons atggctggagacggtgatgataatgtagatttggctctAAGGGAGGCAGCCCAACAACGAGAAAAAGCTGCACGGGATATGGAGGAAGCAACTATTAGAGATGTACagattatttatgaagaagagagggcttGGAGAATTGCTAAAAATCAAACCTTGGATGCAGAAcagttcggaaatatagctcctGGGCCTGGGAGAttacttggcgattatgctagaccggtataCAACCAAGGATTATCAAGTGTGATACCACCTCCAATTACAACtaacaattttgagttgaagcaagggttacttcaaacccttcagaactgttgtgtcttcagagggaagatgaacgaatatccaaacacacatctaatgaACTTTGAGGAAATTATGAACACGTTTCAATACAATGGG gagatagttacaattcttgatgagttgtttgaagatgcaaatcagaggccctctgagagtgcagaaagaagaagatcaactggtgttcatcAAGTTGATGCTagtacatctgtgcaggtacaacttgatgctatggctaaagaaataagaAAGTTGACCTTAGCTACAATACAATGTGAGCCtcatgcagcttgtgatatatatggaagaggacaccctactcatgagtgtcaagcctcaactgaggaagtaaatgttgtgggaaattataactttaatgcaatgggtcagaagcacccag aagtgctctcacaaatgccagcttatgccaaattcttgaaggagatcctgaaaaagaagaggaagatagaaaagacttcagtggtcaagctcacaaagCATTGTAGcgcgatattgcaaaacaaaatcccacaaaagtgtggagatatagggagttttactataccttgctctttaggctctattaattttgataagtctctatatgattctggtgcctcaattaatctaatgcctctatctatttacaagaAACTGGAGGAGGAGATTGTAGAGATAAGGTATGCactaatatctttgcagctggcagaccaaataaTTCTAATACCCGAGGGAgtagtggaagatgtcttagttcgggtggataagtttgtatttcttatagattttatagtggtgaagatggaggagaaCAAAGAGGACCCCTAA